TATCTTTCATTACGTGTACTCCCGGCAAGAGAAATAGAGGTATAACTTTGACTCGGTTACAATTAGCAGCAACAGCGCTTGCGGCAAATTGCTCGATTTGCACGTGTAAAGGTTCCGGACTGAGTTCTAAGTAAGCTATCTCAAATAGATTTTGTTGCTTGTTGGAGTTTTGTATTTTGTCACGTATTAACCCCGCCAACTGCTGCATAGCAATTTCTGGACGCGGATCGCGACTTCCATGAGATACCAGCAAATACGCAGATGGCATGAGCAAGGATTGAAATCGTACTAGTTATTTGTAATATGTTACAGAAAGTCGGTGGAAAAGCCTACGCCTTAACGGGGTGGATGAATATCCTCTTGCTAAAATCCCAAATTGATATTACAGTTTGCCAGTTTTGCGTTTAAAGCACTGACGTGTCGCCACAATTGAGTACCGCCAGCCCAATTGTGAGAGGGTAGGTGTCCTAGAGGTGCTGACAACTGAAAACATAATTTCTGAACAGGAGAAGTAGACTGAGGTAGATTCCAGCCGATAGCAGCGCAAAACTTACCATAGTCACCGTCAACGCTTTCATATATTTGCTTCTGTACGCTAAAACCGAAACGCCCCTTGCTATGTTTGCTCCACAGTTCGTCAATGATTTGTAAATCTTCACAAGGCAAGTTTTCGATATCGCTACTAAAAAAAAAGCTGCCTATAGGTTTCCTAATTGCTTGACACATCAGCGTCCAAGTTTCGCGATCGGCTGATTGCCATTGTCTTAAAGCCAGTAAATCGCGCAAGTGATAGTAATCAACTCCGGCGGCTGATTTTAATGTATGAACTGGCTGTTTCTTTACAGGTTGGGAATAATCAAGCTTTAGCGCACAGTTCAATGCTTGCAGAACTTCAGCAGCAGATTTATAACGCTGAGAGAGGGCATCTTGTAGTAGTTTATCAAGAATGCCAGCAAGCTGAGGGTTTACTGCATCTTTACCTAAAATATAATCGCGCCACACCCAGCGATCGCTAGTCACATCAAACAAATCAAACGGAGAAATCCCCGTTAATAAGTAAATACAAGTCACCCCTAAACTGTAAAGGTCGCTAGCTGGTAGCGCTTTTCCCCGCATTTGTTCGGGAGCCATATATCCTGGGCTTCCTACTGTTGTACCTGTGCGTAGCAAAGCTGTAGCGGTAATCTGTTTAGCAACTCCAAAGTCAATCAAAACGAGTTGCTTTCCTGACGATCTCCGCATGATATTTGCTGGCTTAATGTCCCGATGAATGACGTTTCGGACATGAATAAATTGCAGTACTGGTAACAACTCTTTTAAAAGTTCCCCAATTTGCTCTGCGTTTAAAACTCCTTGCTGCAACTCCTGTTCTAGCGTCCGTCCCGCAATCCATTCTTCCACCAAACACAGCTGATTTTCTTGTTCAAAGTAATCCAGCAGTTGGGGTATTTGGGGATGCTGCAACTCACTCAGGCGAACTGCTTCTTGACGAAACAATTCCACAGCCTTCTCAAAGCTTTCCCCACTGGTTTCTGGACAACAGAATTGTTTAATAACACACTTGGGTTGAGAGGGAAGGTGCTCGTCCAAAGCCAAAAAAGTGATACCAAAGCCACCACGTCCAATCTGATGCAGCAAATGATAGCGGTTTTTAAGCAATAGTGGCTTACCACATCTGGTACAAAATTTTGCCGTGTCAGAATTGTGCTGATACAGACAGCCAACGTTAGGACAGAGTTTCATTACAAGGTAGAGCCTTCCTTAGGTCTACATAGAAGTATTCCCAACCAGTACCAAATTCTCTCCCTGTGCTTGATTCTATTGCTGTTCGGCAGAATACGTATAAAAGTTATTAAATGCTCCGACAGTTTCAAATTTATAAGAAGGTATAAAGGAATTTAATTTTAAATCAGTACGATAAATACTAAAAACTATAAAATCTTGCCTTTGTGTAGTTCCGGCTATAATTCCCCGCATTTGTGGATTAACTGAATCTACAGCTTTCTCACAATTGAAATGTATTAAATTTTCTATAACTCCCTGAGTTTTCTGACAAACATCAGTTTTTAAATATTGTGTCAATCGTTGCACAGCATAGTCTTCATATGCAGTCTGAGTGGGATTTGATTTCGCCATGATTACGCCCAATGCGGCTAGCCCTGCGGCTCCTAAATATGCAATAATCGTTGATGCTTTCATGTTGTGTCAGCTATGATTTGTTTTAGTCATCAGACTGCAAATTAACTGAGTCCGTTCCAAGAATAAAAATTCTCTGGATCAAATCGGCAGAGACGTGTTATACTCAAATAGTTAATGGCGAGCGTAGCCAAGTGGTTAAGGCAGTGGTTTGTGGTACCACCATCCGTGGGTTCGAGTCCCATCGTTCGCCCTCTATAAAAGTAGACTTATATATTCTGACTAATCAGTGAAAGATAGACTGTTGTTGGCAATACCAATAGCTTTCACTTTAGCAAGAATTTGCCATCTACAACCTAATCAATCGACCAGAAATAAATATCTAATCAGATTAATTTATATTATTTATATTCAAGTTAAACATAATATAATCTGATTTATTAGTCGGGGTAGTTTTTTTATTTCCACTTTTACCCCAAGCAAGCTTTATCAACCATTCAATAAATAGTGTAAGCAAATTTGGTTAAGTAATGAATCCGCTTCCGCAGAAATTTTTGCGTACACAGTCAACTATGAAAACATACCTATTAGCAAGATAAAAGTTAGGTCATAAAAGGCTAGCACTGAAATAATCGCGATCTGAGAAATGCCAAGATCGAAATGAGTTAAGCCTGATGAATTATTAGAAATATAAATCGTCCTATGGCCATTACTAGTGATGCAATTATATCTAGCTTATAGCAATACTGTTCTTAAGATAGCCAAAGTTACTAAGCTATATTGGGAAATAAAAAAATTAACTTTTGTTGAGAAAATTGTCAGTAGAGCGAGATATTTGCTTTGACCTTTGCGGCTGAAGCAGCTAATCTAGATGCCAATCGGAAAATCATTCTCACTCTTTTTTTTGATAAAAGTTTACTTAGCTGATAGTAAATATGTAAATTAGATTGAGTTATGAAACAAGCATTTTTTAGATCGACTTTTAATGCTATTACTCCTCTTTAGGATAACGCAGTCACCTTATAAAATAATTTGCTTCTAATAAATAAAAAACTTGCAAACCTGCTCTATAAAAGGCTTATGGTTAACACATCTAGAAAAAGTATGTAAATTTCTATGCCTTTAGTTAGAGTTCAAAGTACTGAGTAATAGATACTTTAAGTAAAGCGAACAAAGTTGGCTCGTCAGTCTAAATCTGGCTGTCATATAAATCGTATTTATATGCGATGCAACAATAAGTAAATTAGCTATGGCGCAATTAAAGTGTATATTGACCATCGGGGTCATCCTTAAATTTCTCATGCCGAGCAGATCGTGTAGACGCTACGCGATCGCGAAAAATATCCAATTTAAATGCGCATTAGCTAAGTGAATTAACTCTAGTGGCGAAAATACAAAATCAACTTTTGGAGGAGTAACTATGTCTGAATTGATCCAAACAGTTTTAGATAGTGAAGAAAAGGCTGATTTGCGTTCCTTTATTAGTGAGTTACGCCATCAAGAAAAGAAATATTTTTTACGTAACGACATTATTAATGTATATAGCGAATATTGTGCCAAGTACCAAAAACCTGAGAAATTTTGCAGTTCTTCTCATTTAAGCAAATTAATTTACTATACTCAAGAAATTATTCAAGAAGACTCGAACCTCTGTTTTATTATTCGTCCGAAGATAGCCAGCCAAGAAGTTTATCTGGTGACAGAAGACTTAAAAGTAGAACAAATGACGGTTCAGGAATTGTTGGATATGCGCGATCGCATAGTCAACAGATTTCATCCCAATGAAGGCGATTTGCTAGAACTGGACTTTGGGCCATTTTATGACTACTCGCCAGTCATTCGCGATCCGAAAAACATCGGTAAGGGCGTCAACTTCCTCAACCGCTATCTATCCAGCAAATTATTACAAGACGCTAAACAGTGGCTAGAGAGTCTATTCAACTTCTTGCGGTTACATCAATATAATGGCGTACAACTGCTAATCAACGATCGCATCAAATCACAGCAACAACTTTCTGAGCAAGTCAAGAAAGCTTTGGCCTTTGTGAGCGATCGCCCTAGCGATCAACCTTATGAAGAATTCCGCTTTAACCTACAAACAATGGGTTTTGAGCCAGGTTGGGGAAACACAGCCCAGCGTACTCAAGAAACTTTGAGCATTCTGGACGAATTAATAGATTCTCCCGATCCCCAGGCTCTAGAAGCGTTTATATCTCGCATTCCAATGATTTTTAAAATCGTCCTGGTGTCTCCCCACGGATGGTTTGGTCAAGAAGGAGTATTAGGACGACCCGATACAGGCGGTCAGGTGGTTTACGTTCTCGATCAGGCTAAGTCTCTAGAAAAACAGCTGCAAGAAGATGCAATACTAGCTGGCTTAGAAGGGCTAAATGTTCAGCCCAAGGTAATTATTCTCTCGCGCTTAATTCCTAATAATGATGGAACTCTTTGTAACCAACGTTTAGAAAAAGTTCACGGGACAGAAAACGCTTGGATTTTGCGAGTACCTTTGCGGGAATTCAATCCCAACATGACGCAAAACTGGATTTCTCGGTTTGAGTTTTGGCCTTATTTAGAAACCTACGCTATCGATGCAGAAAAAGAACTGCGTGCAGAATTCCACGGAAGACCTGACTTAATTGTTGGTAACTATTCTGATGGGAATTTGGTAGCATTTCTGCTAGCACGCAGAATGAAAGTTACCCAGTGTAACATTGCTCATGCTTTAGAAAAATCTAAATACTTGTTCAGTAACTTGTACTGGAACGACTTAGAAGATAAATATCATTTTTCCTTACAGTTTACTGCTGATTTAATTGCCATGAATGCTGCCAATTTTGTAATTAGCAGCACCTACCAAGAAATTGTGGGAACTCCGGATAGTGTAGGACAGTATGAATCTTATAAATGCTTCACTATGCCGGATTTATATCATGTAGTGAATGGGATTGAATTATTTAGTCCTAAATTTAATGTAGTTCCACCAGGGGTAAATGAAAATTACTATTTCCCCTATACCCAGAATCAAGAGCGAGTGGAGAGCGATCGCCAACGGATTAACGAAATGCTTTTCACTTTAGACGATCCCAGTCAAATATTTGGTAAACTTGACGATCCTGACAAACGCCCTCTTTTCTCAATGGCACGTCTTGACCGAATTAAAAACCTCACTGGTCTAGCAGAATGCTTTGGTCAAAGTCAAGAATTACAAGAGCATTGTAATTTAATTTTAGTCGCCGGGAAGTTGCGTGTAGAAGAATCAGGCGACAACGAAGAACGGGACGAAATTGTCAAACTTTATCAAATTATTGACCAGTACAATCTCCACGGTAAGATTCGCTGGCTGGGTGTACGCCTATCTAAAACTGATTCCGGTGAAATTTACCGAGTAATTGCTGACCATCAGGGAATTTTTGTCCAACCTGCCTTATTTGAAGCATTTGGTTTGACAATTTTGGAAGCTATGATTTCCGGGATACCAACTTTTGCAACACAATTTGGTGGCCCTTTAGAAATTATTCAAGACAAGGTTAATGGATTTTACATTAATCCTACCAATTTAGAAGAAACAGCCGCTAAAATTTTAGATTTCGTCACTAAATGCGAACACAATCCCGATTATTGGCAGAAAATTTCTCGCCAAAGTATTGAGCGCGTTTATAGCACATATACTTGGAGAATTCACACAACAAAGCTGCTATCTCTAGCGCGAATTTATGGTTTTTGGAACTTTAGTTCCCAAGAAAATCGAGAGGATTTGCTGCGCTATATAGAGGCTTTATTCTATTTAATTTACAAGCCAAGAGCACAACAACTATTGGAGCAGCATAAGTATCGTTAGGTAGCCAATCGTCCCGCTAGAGAATCAATTGATTCCCTGGCGGGACAAAACGAAGCTGGAGATTTACAGAATTTGGGTAATCACAACTACTATCGATCGCTACTCAATATCTTCCAGCTTTCGCGACTGAGAAAAAAACCATCGCCACTAGCATTAATACAGGTCAATCCTGTTTTTTGAGATACACAGTTAAAACCTGATTTTTGCCAAGTACTGCCGTAGGATAGTTTGTAATTGGCATCAAATGTATCGCTCACACACAAAATCTCAGGTTTACCATACTCAGATAATAAAAAGCCTCCGCCCCAATCATATTCACAATAATTGGCATAAGGTTGAGGCGGTTTTGGATTTAGTCCACTTCTGATATCACAGCGCAAAGTATCATTGTTTTCTCCGACGACTGTGCAGCGGATATTACCGCTAGGAGTGACAAAGCTCTCAGGAACTGTTTGAGCATAACTGACAGAGGTTATTCCTACGGTTAAAAAGACTGAAGGTAGTAAAATTCTTTGTACTTTTAAAATTTTTAACCACATAAAAAAATTTTTGGATTTATTCAAGATTACTAATCTATAAAAAAAATTTGAGGAAGTTATGAGGCTTCTAGGAATTAATGCCATCATCCCGAAATAAAATCCCCCAGAGGCTAACTGAGGGATTTACCAGGAACGCGAATTGAGAACAATATACAATACAATTGTACTATACACGGATAAGTTTGTACAAAAAAATTAAAGACAACCAATATCTTGAAGCATGGCTAAATGCTGCTGCACTGGTGCTAGGGTATTTGCGGCTATCATCCCACTGGCGGCGACGGCTGGTAAACCGATACCTGGAAATGTGGAATCGCCACAACACATAAACCCTGGTAAAGGTGTTCTAGGGCCGGGAAACATTCCCACACCTGCTTTAATCGCCGGGCCATAGGAACCGCGATCGCGACGCAGAAAACGCTCATGGGTAAGAGGTGTACCCACCAGGGTAACTTCGCAACGAGAGCGAATATCGGGAATAATGCGCTCTAAAGCTTGCCACATCACCTCTGCACGTAAGTGCTTTTGTTGCACGTACTCTGGGCTTTTCCTGTCCATCCCCTGCCAAAGAGCATACGGCTCATTACCAGGAGTGTAGACATGAATGACGTGTTTACCTGGTGGTGCTAGTGATGGATCGAGAATTGAAGGAATTGATATCAGTACAACATTCTGAGGTGCAGTGACGCCCAGTTCCCAGTTGTTGACGACTATGTAGTGACAAGCCAGATTTGACGGTAAGCCTTGAGCATCAATACCTAAATGCAGATGCATAAAGCTATCACACTCAGGTGTAACTTGCCTTTGATGACGGTACTTTTGGGGCACTGCCGTTTCTGGTAGTAATTTCAGCGTATCCCAAACAGATGTGCCAGAAATTACCGCTTTTTGTGCCCGGATTTCTTGGCGATCGCGCAGACGCACGCCTATCGCCCTACCTCCTTCTACCAGAACTTGGTCTACATGAGCGCCAAGCATCAATTTACCACCGTATCTTTCCAACCCCTTTACTAACGCGTCAACTAAAGCACCACTCCCACCGATGGGGTAGTCAAGTTGCACTCCTGGGCGATACCAGTCAGCAAACATAAACGCTACCTCTGCCGCACTCGTACCATCTGCGGGCAGGCCGGAAAGCAGAAAACACAGCAAATTCAGCCAATTTTGAATAAAGGGATCTTTGACAACACCATCCATAATTTTGCTGAAGGGGCCTGTCAGCTTCCGCACATTTGCACTATGCCTTGCCAAGGATGGCGCAAATCGGCTGACAGTTTTTACTGCACCCCAATCAAAGCGTAATGCTGCTGGCGGTATGGCAGTTGCGGCAATAGCTAGAGGTTCCATCACGCGCTGGAGTTGTCGCCATTCTCTCACAGCACCTTCACCCCGCAGCTGCATCAGCACTTCACAAAATTGTTCCGCACCGACTGTGGTATCAAAATCACCTTCTGGAAGGCAGCATCCCCAAGTATCGTAGGTGACACAGGGTAGCTCAGATTCAATTGCATCTAGTACTTGTCGCAGTGGGTTCGGAGAGGGACTGTAAGATAACCCAGAGTACAGAGACGGGCCCGAATCAAATTTGAATCCATGACGTTCAAAAGCGTGCGCTGCACCACCTGCAAGGGAATGGCTTTCGCAAACTATGACATCAAAACCATAGCGCGCTAATAGTGCCGCACAACTTAAACCGCCAACACCGCTACCAATGACGACGACATCTGTGTTTAACAAATTTCCTCTCCCCCCTAACCCGATGCTGCTGTAAATTTGAATTTTATACTTTTATGAAGAGGCGATCGCTCATCAGGAATCTAGATCGAGCTAAAAGCACTCAA
The genomic region above belongs to Calothrix sp. NIES-2098 and contains:
- a CDS encoding amine oxidase → MLNTDVVVIGSGVGGLSCAALLARYGFDVIVCESHSLAGGAAHAFERHGFKFDSGPSLYSGLSYSPSPNPLRQVLDAIESELPCVTYDTWGCCLPEGDFDTTVGAEQFCEVLMQLRGEGAVREWRQLQRVMEPLAIAATAIPPAALRFDWGAVKTVSRFAPSLARHSANVRKLTGPFSKIMDGVVKDPFIQNWLNLLCFLLSGLPADGTSAAEVAFMFADWYRPGVQLDYPIGGSGALVDALVKGLERYGGKLMLGAHVDQVLVEGGRAIGVRLRDRQEIRAQKAVISGTSVWDTLKLLPETAVPQKYRHQRQVTPECDSFMHLHLGIDAQGLPSNLACHYIVVNNWELGVTAPQNVVLISIPSILDPSLAPPGKHVIHVYTPGNEPYALWQGMDRKSPEYVQQKHLRAEVMWQALERIIPDIRSRCEVTLVGTPLTHERFLRRDRGSYGPAIKAGVGMFPGPRTPLPGFMCCGDSTFPGIGLPAVAASGMIAANTLAPVQQHLAMLQDIGCL
- a CDS encoding serine/threonine protein kinase; the protein is MKLCPNVGCLYQHNSDTAKFCTRCGKPLLLKNRYHLLHQIGRGGFGITFLALDEHLPSQPKCVIKQFCCPETSGESFEKAVELFRQEAVRLSELQHPQIPQLLDYFEQENQLCLVEEWIAGRTLEQELQQGVLNAEQIGELLKELLPVLQFIHVRNVIHRDIKPANIMRRSSGKQLVLIDFGVAKQITATALLRTGTTVGSPGYMAPEQMRGKALPASDLYSLGVTCIYLLTGISPFDLFDVTSDRWVWRDYILGKDAVNPQLAGILDKLLQDALSQRYKSAAEVLQALNCALKLDYSQPVKKQPVHTLKSAAGVDYYHLRDLLALRQWQSADRETWTLMCQAIRKPIGSFFFSSDIENLPCEDLQIIDELWSKHSKGRFGFSVQKQIYESVDGDYGKFCAAIGWNLPQSTSPVQKLCFQLSAPLGHLPSHNWAGGTQLWRHVSALNAKLANCNINLGF
- a CDS encoding sucrose synthase, encoding MSELIQTVLDSEEKADLRSFISELRHQEKKYFLRNDIINVYSEYCAKYQKPEKFCSSSHLSKLIYYTQEIIQEDSNLCFIIRPKIASQEVYLVTEDLKVEQMTVQELLDMRDRIVNRFHPNEGDLLELDFGPFYDYSPVIRDPKNIGKGVNFLNRYLSSKLLQDAKQWLESLFNFLRLHQYNGVQLLINDRIKSQQQLSEQVKKALAFVSDRPSDQPYEEFRFNLQTMGFEPGWGNTAQRTQETLSILDELIDSPDPQALEAFISRIPMIFKIVLVSPHGWFGQEGVLGRPDTGGQVVYVLDQAKSLEKQLQEDAILAGLEGLNVQPKVIILSRLIPNNDGTLCNQRLEKVHGTENAWILRVPLREFNPNMTQNWISRFEFWPYLETYAIDAEKELRAEFHGRPDLIVGNYSDGNLVAFLLARRMKVTQCNIAHALEKSKYLFSNLYWNDLEDKYHFSLQFTADLIAMNAANFVISSTYQEIVGTPDSVGQYESYKCFTMPDLYHVVNGIELFSPKFNVVPPGVNENYYFPYTQNQERVESDRQRINEMLFTLDDPSQIFGKLDDPDKRPLFSMARLDRIKNLTGLAECFGQSQELQEHCNLILVAGKLRVEESGDNEERDEIVKLYQIIDQYNLHGKIRWLGVRLSKTDSGEIYRVIADHQGIFVQPALFEAFGLTILEAMISGIPTFATQFGGPLEIIQDKVNGFYINPTNLEETAAKILDFVTKCEHNPDYWQKISRQSIERVYSTYTWRIHTTKLLSLARIYGFWNFSSQENREDLLRYIEALFYLIYKPRAQQLLEQHKYR